A window of Verrucomicrobiia bacterium genomic DNA:
CAGCTCCGCGTCCGCTTTCGGCACGCCCATGCGTTCACAGACGTTGAGCCGCGCGAGTGGTCCGACGCGATAGATGCCCTCGGGATAACCCAGCGGCAGGTAGTAGGGCGATTTCAGGTAGGAACCGGCTTCGACGGATTCACCGATGACTTCGTAGTATTTCTGCGGGTCCACCTGATCGGCAATGGTGCTGCCGCTGCTGTCGGTGAACCGGAGCTTGCCGCCGTGGTGTTCCCACGTGCCGTCCTCGGTGACAAGGCCCATGAACAAGGACGGAAAGTTGCCGAAAATCTCAATCTCACGCCGGTGCGTTTCCATCGTCTTCTTCCAGAGCTCGAACGCCACCCGCACGGTCGCGAACGCCTCGGGCAGCCAGGCGCGGATTTTGTCGCGGTTCTCCGGTGTCAGCGCGGTCCGCACGCCACCGGGCACGGCCCAGGCCGGGTGGATTTTTTTGTCGCCGAGCAGCTGGATGATTTCCTGACCGAACTGGCGGAGGCGGATGCCGGCGCGGGCCAGTTCCGCATTGCTGGCGATCAACCCGAAAACATTGCGCTGCGATTGCGGCGTGTCCCAGCCGAGCAGAAAGTCCGGCGCGCTCAGGTGGAAAAAGCTCAGCGCGTGGCTCTGGATGAACTGGCCGAGATTCATCAGGCGGCGGAGTTTGTCGGCGGCGGGCGGGATGTTGACGGCCATGATGGCATCGCCGGCTTTCGCGGACGCAAGCAGGTGGCTGACGGGGCAGATGCCGCAAATGCGCGGGGTGATGCCGGGCATTTCGGCGAACGGGCGGCCCTCGCAGAATTTCTCAAAGCCGCGGAACTCCACGACGTGAAACTCGGCGTCGGAAACGTTGCCCGTGTCGTCCACGAAAAGGCTGATCTTGGCGTGGCCCTCGATGCGGGTCACGGGGTCGATGACGATTCTTTGAGCCATAAAAGGGGTCTCTGGGCGGATGCGGCCTATCCGAACTTGAGTTGCGCGCCTTCCAGCTTCGGCGTTACGCCGCTCAACATCTGACTGACGAGCGCCTTGATGCGGTCGGCCGGCGGCGGGCAGCCGGGCAGGAAATGCTCGACGTGCACGACTTCATGCACGGGCAGCACGCGTTCCAG
This region includes:
- a CDS encoding Ni/Fe hydrogenase subunit alpha, with the protein product MAQRIVIDPVTRIEGHAKISLFVDDTGNVSDAEFHVVEFRGFEKFCEGRPFAEMPGITPRICGICPVSHLLASAKAGDAIMAVNIPPAADKLRRLMNLGQFIQSHALSFFHLSAPDFLLGWDTPQSQRNVFGLIASNAELARAGIRLRQFGQEIIQLLGDKKIHPAWAVPGGVRTALTPENRDKIRAWLPEAFATVRVAFELWKKTMETHRREIEIFGNFPSLFMGLVTEDGTWEHHGGKLRFTDSSGSTIADQVDPQKYYEVIGESVEAGSYLKSPYYLPLGYPEGIYRVGPLARLNVCERMGVPKADAELTKFKKLGRGAVTSSFLYHYARLIEILASLELVERYLDDPELLSDYLRADAGINSLRGVGASEAPRGTLFHDYTVDRNGLLQKVNLIVATGQNNLAMNQTVAQIARHYIKGGAGNGKIPEPLLNRVEHGIRCYDPCLSCSTHAVGQMPMHVQLIGANGRVLHEVVRG